The DNA region tatataagacaaatatgaaaatatttgtctgaATAGAAGCATGAAtaagccacatctcttatgaaagagttgaacCTTATTTGGTGTAATCATGAACCAATTTGATTTaaccatgaaccaacttgatttagttatgaaccaaaccaaggggttaatgtgctaatttttggttaaggcataatggattggatttggactttctaattcaactcattaaagaggactatatattgatatggttaagagagaattaacaGATAATTTATTATTGGCTTGATTAgattttggaaacctaaacccaatacctctctctccctctccctctctcttgtcgTCGACCATAACAAGAGGATCTTCTCTTGTTGCtgtgagccacccaaaggaaaaagatcttccttttacttcttcttcctcttctcgatCCTTTTCCTCGCTTGTGGATAGTACCTTCCGAAGGCGAAGCTTGTTCTCTTGAAGTTGTCTTAAAGAGCTCGACgtagatacgaatagaggcgagattCGATAATGCTGCAAAAGGTTAATGCTCTTCTTGTTACAGGTCATccataaggtatacctagaataattgttattcaattTCGTTTTATTTGATGATCTTGTTTGCAcgattgtatcttgcatgcgtgtgatataataaattaatttatttatcgttaagtcttTCGTTATACATGTTTATAAAACGTATTTTTAGCATACACCGCATCGAGCATTTCCCAACAAAGGACTTAACCTTGCTTGACACTTGCCCAACCTAGTACCAAGGTCAAGcaagatgatagtacattaggaaaGCTTGGTCCAGGGAGTCAAGTGGGGTAAGACGCACTTTACTTAATTTACTTAgacaagtggaactaaccgaaactaCTTTGTCACATcctaaattagttaaattaggattttcaagaagaaggtTAAGtgtataatttttctttaaaagattttatcTATAAATGGTAGTTACTTCGATACTCAAGAAAGTCCTTGTGCCTCGTTATAACCTAGaagctaatttttaaaatgtgCACTTAACTGACTAATTGTTAAATCTGAATTTAACTCAAATATCAATTAATCCTAAATTAAATtcataaagataaaattaacaagTATCTCATAAAATTTATAAGGATACCATGTTTGGTTATATTGAGATACTTAGAATTGGTGAGATGATAATGACATTTAAattgaaaatactttgaaaaagttttcaaaatgtatagattattttctaaaaattatttttaaaatagtgatTCAACATATTTATGTTTTAATGTAATTATagatagatttttcaaaaatttatatttcttttaaaattagttGACCAACATTTAAACACAATAATTCCTAGGTTAACATTAGAACTAAGTCCCCTATACACTTAAGTAGAGTTCTTTATGGCTAAGAAGGATAATCAATGTATGTGGgagaaaactttgaaaattattcaaatgtttttaaaaattatttgaaaagggAAGTTCCTTAAAGGCTTTGAAAAATCTAGACTTTTTGAAAATTTGTGTAAATGTTTGTCTAAAAAAAAAGTCTTGATGAACAATTTTGAAAAGTCTTTAGaaaatactttttttaaaaaattgttttttaaatattttaaaaattcttgcaaatacttttgaaaactcttgaaaatattttttgaaaaaaatattttagggtTTTGATTTGGATCAACTCCTAAGATACATGTggagttttttttaaagttaacaaGGATTCTAAAAGTATATTTGATTGAGggagaattttaattaaaaaattaaatataatttttaaaattaattttgtaaatgtttgaaaatcttttgaatttttttttgtaaactttttaaaaaatactttgaaatagtttttcaaaaattctttaaatgcttttttggaaatattttgaAAGGAAATTTCAAAaaggatattttaaaaaataatctttattcaaaaatagtttttgaaagtAAAtgttttagctaaaattattctaagtattttcaaaaataaaacgtATTATTGGTGCAAAACTTAAGGGAATCTTAggtaataattttaatatgtcaaagggggaaagTAActttaaattagaaatatttcaaatatCCTACATTTGGTATAAAACCCTAAAGACCAATACCTAACTTAAGAAAATCACCCAAcatcaaaaaagaaaaaattattggtgcaatcagcctttaggatttcgatatttgacaatatacctaaatTTGGTCAGATTGACTAAAGGATAATCCAAACAAGACTTGatatttaaaagagagaagtctagtcaagacAAGATGACTAATAAGGGAAGTCATTACTGGAAGTTAGGGAAGGGAAAAtcataactagaggttaggcaggtgagaagtctatcCAGTGACTAGTCTTAACTGGATGTTGGACAAGAAAGTCTTAGTCGAAAgaactaggcaaggaagtcctggtCAGAAGGATTGGGCAAGAAAATCTTGGTCGGAGGGATTGGGCAGCAAGTCTTAGTAGATCGAGAACATCGGGTAGGAAGTCTTGGGGGTCAAagacaccaggtaggaagtcAAGATAGGTAAAGGATTGGAGGTTTAACGGAAAGTCTCGAGGGTAAAGATcaagctgagcaaaagtccaaacaagtttGGAGAATTGGAGGCTTGGCAAGGTGAAATCCTAAGGAGTAAACTTTAGGTGGTAAAGTCTTGAAAGAGTTGACCCCAAGCGAAAGGTAAGACTAGTAAGTCATGTAGACTTATAGGATTATGTCAAGTTGCTTGTTTGTATTTGTATCTATATTTGGCAGGAACTTGGAGCTGGAAGCAAGATTGAAAAAGCAAACAAACATAAACTAGACGCAGCCATACCAAGTCTGGAGTAAACCAGACTTGAGCCGGGTCGTACCAGACCCAAATCGGTTCAGTAAACCAAATAGATTCAATAGACTGATCCCAAGGATCAGTAGATCGATCAAGTTcaattgactaagtttgagtttgGACTTGGATTGATGACTTGGCTTGGTTTAGTTGACTGGAAATTCTCTAGTCGACTGACTGGATTAGGTTGACCAAATTGCTGAGTTATAAGAGATGTTGTCATTGGCAAGTTGACATGGAAGCTAATGTAGAAAAAGAGATGTTGTCATGGCAAGTTGACATGGAAGCTAATGTTGAAAAAGATCAGGTTTAACTCTATGATATGAATAAGGATAAGGATAAGTCAGATGATATGGATAAAGATAAAACTTGATCCAGATAAGAGCTGATCCATATAAGGATTTGATCTAACTTTATAAAAGGAGACAAAGGCTCTACTTTCAAGAACACTTCTTTCATTATATTCTCTGTCTCTACACTCAAACGAACATCCTATGAAACTCTATGACTGAGGAAGCTCCACAAGGGATGCACTGCGCTCAAGACTTCTATATCAACCGCAATATTTGTTTGTATTTACTTTTCAAGTtgtattatattttaattttctttgtgtTTGTGCTAAAACTATAATATGGTTTTCTCCGTCTATATAAAGCTTCCGGAAAGGAGGTATGTTTAAGTGCGTAGGTCTTGGATGTATTGACCATGGAAGTTgagaaccaagtaaattctgtgaatttttcattattttcttttgtatatttcgctactactcatctaataggtcaAATGAACACAACAAAAAGACAAAACAAATATATCGATATATATTCATCCCCTCTTCTATTAACGTGCACTAGTCCTACAacttcaagtttggcttgagcttgatttgtttaagtgcatttatagagatttttcctccaaatgtaGTGTGCAAGTATGAGATGCTGAGCTTCTGGGCCACTCAACAATGAGCACTTCCTGATTATCATAGCGACCGATGGAAAATTTTCATAGGACTGAGTCTGTCACCCCAGATTTGGTATTATCtggtttaataattttttttagcttaatttgtttaaatattatcgagctcttaattcaaatttgtttgaaacttttatattttaagaTTATTTGGTTAGTTATAGTTTGATAATACTAACTCTTTTATgcgttttaaaactttttttatttAACCTTTTTATAAGAGTTCTATTGATAAATATTGTTGATGAATATTGTACATGAAtatgttcacgaacgttgttcacgaacatcaACAAGTTGAATACtgtattcaaacttatttatttagtttaacacCTTCTCAGTCATCGTAATTTATCCCCTTCATGTTGGTTCTGGAGTGATCTCACGTGGATGTCAGGGGTGAGCATATCATTATTTTaccacttatttatttaatttaatgtgttatttaaaattattcattttaTTAATCTCGTAAACAAAtatgtatataaataaataaattcttagtTGAACATTTCAGGGCGATTGGATTCATTTACCGTTCTAGAAATGCCTAACTGATGTAAATATTTCGCGTTAGATACTTTCTAATATAAAATGTATAATGAGGATTATAtcagtttattttatttatttattatttgttttgaAAAATGGGCAGGGTTTTGACTTAAAACTATAAATATTGAAAAAATGTTGAAGAGCATTTTGCAAAAGGAAATATTTCGATAATTCTCCGAAATGTGATTCGGCGCAAATTCGTTGCCACTTCTGCCCTCCTTTCGCCGCCGGCCGACCCGCTTCCGCCGCCCTCGAGCCCTACGCGCGCTTCTGCTCACAGGACTCGCGTCTCTGCGATGCGGCTCAAGCTTTTGCTTTCATCTTTCTCAAGGAAAACCCTACTCCGCCACTCGCGAACCCTAGCCGCTCCTCCTACTGCCTTCCCGGGCGGCTGTTCCTTCTCCACAACCGCTGTATCCAGACATTTGGGCGGTTTTCCTTTCTTTAGGGGTCTTCAATTATGGTTCCGCCAAGGCGATTGCTTGCCAAAGTACTTCTCAGCTGTGGCTTCCCAATCTCGCTTCTTCCAAGACGAGAAGCAGGGCTACGTCTCTTCGAGATATTCCGAGGACGCGAAGAAGGGCCGATTAGTCCCCGTGAATGCCTATTTTCTGTCTACCAGGTCGCTCTGGCTTTTCTGTAACTGCTGTTGGCTTTCAGCTTCTTGCTTTCTGTAATTTATGATGGATTGATCGGTTTCTTGATCCAAATTGCAGTATTGATTTGAAAAGCTTGCGGGCGCACAATGCGTTCAACGTCATTTCTCCGGCTTCTCGTGTCAGTGACTGTGTTATTCTTAGATTCTATGATAATAACTTCAAGTTCGAGAATGATCCTCAGGTAAATTTGTTTGGTTATCAAAGTTAAAATTCATGTATTTATGCGATATTACTCACATTTGATAGTGTTTTGGCCTTGTTTACTCCATGCATTTTCTTATACGCTGTTGAAACCACTAACAGATGATACATGAAACTCTTATAGTTCATTATCTTAACAAACTGCTCCTTGGTAATTTCTATTATTTACGTAATTTACTTCAAAATATGTTGTAAAAAAAAGAATGTCTCATGCTGTTATTTACAACAAAACTTCTATCAACCTTTGTTGACTTTGTTATTCGAGAAAGATGAGAGAAGGTAGGGGCGGACtctattaaaaaaattgattaaaatatGTTTTCTGAAAGTGATCCCCAAAACATTGCCAATCTTCAATAGGGGTATTCACATTTTAACAcacattcatttaaaaattttctttaaccTCATTTGTTCTAGTATTATGAACAAAAATGATTCCCAAACTTATGATTGTTGTATTATCAAATCTAATAACGAGATATAGTAGTATCTAGTTGGTACATGACACGATCTGGAAGCTGCACCGTGGGAATTTTTGCAGAATCAGTCTTTTTGAGGTCCATGATTCTGTTGCATGCTTGCAGCCACCCAAAAAAATGCTGTTTGCTGCATTGTTATTATCTACCTGCAACTACTTTTATAAACGATTAAATCTTATTTATGCATAATACCATAAACATTCCTATACTCAGGTACTTCCTGAGACATATAAAGCTTTCATGTTAATCCTATATAGTTATAACTAATAATTAAATCATTACTGATGTATAATTGTCTTTCTGGCAGCTTCAAATAAACTATCCATGCTTCCATTGGTGGGGAACAACCTCTTTTTCTTAAAGTATTAGTAGCACGTCTTGTAGCGTCTAACACGGATCATATGTTTGGGCAATTATcgttcaaaatttttattttcatacaCGAGTTCTATCATTGTATAGCTCCTTGGGCTTCAGTGAATGACATAGTTAACAAGATCTTTCGTAATCAGACTACTCATGTGGAATTAATGATCTTGTTTAATACCAAcatctctttttttttccatccttttgtttttagtttttgtgCTCTTAAAAGTTACCATCTAATGttgtttgttacctccttattttAGGTTATTGAGTTTGATTTCTCAAATGAAAGTAATTGTCACTATGTGGTGGTTTTTCAATATGGCTCTGTCGTGTTGTTTAATGTTTCTGAACAAAAAGCTGATGGCTACCTGAAGATTGTCGAAAACCATGCATTAATTATGTTGCCAGAGAGGGCAAAAGATGGTATGCATGCAGGATCTTTGCTATTTTTTTCCAAACTTGTCTTGTTGTATATTCTGTAATAATCCAAATATAAAAAGGGAATTTGAAACACACCATGCTTATAGTCCTATTCGTTGCTTAGTGCACCCTAGAAGCTGATGTCTTATCTAGATTTGTACATCCAACTTTCTATATAAATGTTGAATGCTCAATCAAACTCAACTATATAGGTCCTAGAATACAAATGATTTACGACAGTTTAATAAATATGACATATTGTCATCTCTTCTGTGCCATATATTGTCAGTACTTGCCTCTAGGAATATATTTTACAGTTAATCTTCATAGAATAAAAGTATACATTGTTTACAATATAATCTGAAGTTAGAATAGCTTTTATGTTATCTGGAATGATATTTATACATCTGTGTTGGGAATAACTTTTCCTTTGAAATTAATATCTATGGTGTTTGAATTCTATCAGCCAAGTCTTCTTTGATGTGTTCCAGTTCTCATtcaatttttatatattatattttatagtatttatgggttgtaatttttccttatatttGATGGTTGAAGTTTCAATTCTCACATAAGTTGGATTCCAGATTGTACTCGTCCAATCCAAAAGAGCAGCAGAAATAAATTTGTAACAACTGATTCTGTTGCTTGTTCATTTACCACTGTCTTGCTTGATGATATACCACTCTCTTACTGTATGAGACTTACTCTAAATGAGATAACAAGCCATATATTGATAATAAGTTTTGAAGTTGCTTACAAAGCAATAGGTTGTGGGCAGTTGGTGTTATTTTGTAATTTTGTCTTGCAATATTTTAAGTGTAGCTGGATCCAATAAGATATTAATAAACTTGTGCTATAAAATAATCTGCAGGGTTATTAATAGCATAATTGTTTTAGAGAAGTGGATTTGGAACATAGGTGGAACATGACTCCTGCTTTTATTGTGGTTGAACGGTTGACCTTCAAAATAACTAAATCTGTTAATCACCAAGAAGCAATGTTCAACTACAAATATTTGCAATTGccaggagtttttttttttctcatcatactatGCGAGTGGCATATCCAGATTCTGTTAACCCTGCCATGTGGACTTGGACTTCTACAAATGCCGACTCAATAGCTTGTTTTCTGGAACAATAGTTAAATAAGATCCAAATACTTATTGGTTGCATATAGGGTTTAACCGATTGCATTTAAGCTACCTAACAACATTTGCCAATATGAACAATTGTTGATTAAATATTTCTAAGCAGATTGTAGACATGAATAAGCAATCACTGAAATCATAAATGAGTGAGCGCAAGTTACTGCATCTCGCCATTAACTTGAACATTGGTACTCAATGCTGCAATTGCATCTTTAGTGCTGTCTTCCCCTCAAGTTATATGTATCAACACATGGTTCTTATTCTTAGACCAAGAGTCATTATTTATGAAACCTAAGGACTATGTTTTGCATATGCTATTGTTCATGCCATACCCTTGTTTTTCCATATAAGGGCACAATGCTATATTGTACCGTGCCATACTTGATGTTTTTCCTGTAGCTAATGAGGTTTAGTTTTACTAACAGAGTGATTTCATTGGGTATGATTATAGACTATTCAGTAGTTGAAATTCCAACTCTAAAGACGTGGATGGAAGGTGGTCTTGACCACATTATGCTTAAAAGTTTGAGCGTCGATGGCATCCTCACCATTGCAAGTGTTCTTGGTCAAAGCATTGCCTTAGATTACTTTATTCGGCAGGTACATCAGCTGCATATGGATCTGTCAAATTATCATCTTTAAGTCTTATGAAGAACTgatatcaaccttgacttggttagGTTGATGGAATGGTTGAACTGTTTAGCAACATTAATCATGAAATGGAGAAAACAGGTTATTTTCGGCTGAAGAACAAAATGCTTCTGCAATTAGTCGGAAAAGCAAATTCTATTCTGGAGGCAGTTATTCTGAAACTCAAGCTTTTTGACAGGTCAAATTTTCCTTTAGCACATATTCTGAAAAATTTAGAAATCGCAATGTAGAATAGCTAATTTAAAATCAATATTGTATAGTTCAGCCTAAGGTGATTAAGCCTGTACTAGCATGGTGATAGAAAGCTTCTCTTTGCTAGACCATGTTTGTTGAAAACAATAATTTGTGAAAGATTGTACTTTTTCCTAGGCATGCTTCTAAAGCAGTCACGATAAGCATTTAATGATTGGAATCCAAGGGACGAGGGGCAATGCATCCTAACACATTATGTCAGTGCATACACAAGCTTGTATAGATTTTGTTACTAATGTATGCCAGCTTACATGCTTTACACGCTTAGTCGATTTCTGTGTATATAATTTTCTGTTTCTAGTAGGAAAAATGGTGGTCGATGACAAAAATTTTTTTGCTCCCATGACATCAATCTTTGTTACGATTAGATATTAGGCCCTGATATACTTAGACTGCGATCAAAACTAATGGGAACAATATCCATACATGTGTACATAGTCAACCTTGaacattttctttgaattttggtCGATATCCTACAATTATTTTGTTTTACTCATAAACAACATCAGTTGTTCACTGTTCACATTCACTAATCAAAGGATATTAATACCTTCGTTATATATATCGGACAATTGTTTTTATCATGTATATGATCATGTGCTTTCTACAGGCCGGAGATTGCATGGAAGAATGCTAATTACGCGCAGATATGGGAGTACCTTCGTGATGATTTTGAGTTGACTAATAGATTTGGTAGCCTCCATTTTAAGCTGGAGTTTGTTGAGGTATGACTTGATTCCTTTTTTCATTCTCATGGTGGTTTTGGTCTGCTCTGATCTTATTATCGGTTTGCAGCGCAACATTTCGTTCTTCAGGAACATCCTTCAGAACAGGAAAATGCATTTCTTGGACTCTCTCATAGTTACTTTACTCGTCGTGGAGATCTTGATGTCGATATATCGTAATGGAATGTAAACTTTTCGCAACCACAAGGCAGAAACCAGGAAGAGAGTGAGCCCTCTATCTTTGATATGAAGTTGTTCAAGGAAAACATCTTCAATTTTGATAGTTAAATTTATGTAAAAACCAAACTCTTGAGTTTGATAGAGTTCAGGTTTTTGTTTATTGGGCTTCTGTTGTCCACTGTTGAAATATTGACATTCGTTTTAATAACGAaatcaaaacaaacaaaaaagattAATCAGGCAGGGTAACGTCGAACCTGGggtgatcgatccatcgatcacCTGGATAAATTGAGAAGTGCATGCAATGGGTAATTCAGGAGTCCAACATCATTTAGTTGCGTACCTCATTAGGAAGAAAAACTCTTGTAAATTTGTCATAGCTAGAGCTCGAACTGTGGGTGTCTTGGTGACAATCTGGATGCCCTATCATTGCATCATAGTCTCGGGGGCaaaaatgattaatcagattGGATAACGTCAAACTTGGGATAATCGGTCCAGTTTCACGGATTTTTTTACCGGctaccaggataaatcgggaagcgctcgcagcGAGCAGTTTAGGAGCTTAACATTCTTTAGTTATGTGTCACATTTggaggaaatttttttataaatttatcataattGAGATTTGAATCGTGGATatttagatgataatttaaatGTTCTACTGCGACACTAAAGTTTCGGGGGTAAAACAAATATCGGATGAAAAGTGTTTTTGTTTTTTAATGATGGCAATTAATTTCTGTTGGTGAAAGTATTCATCTTCTACAAGTATTTGGATAAATTTGGAGATAGCGTGTGCACATTTAAAAGTCGATTTTTAAGATTGTCATCCTGTTTGAGATTTGAATCGTAATTCTTTACGGCTCCTCAAAGTTGCATTACATCCGCGGGGGCGagcaaaattgaaataaaaatattttcgagATATAAAGTATTTTTTGACTATATTTTTTTAAACGGAGAGGTctttcaataataataataagagtgTCCTTAGGAAAATGTATTTAATCCGAACTTTCTTTTCGGATAtcatactttaaaaaaaaatattttcattttgATCACTTTACATTTTGCTCCAATATTTAGGAGAAATCAACAAAATTGCTATAGTTCAAAATTTGAGGTGCTCATTGATATTTACATTCCTCCTTTATAATGCAAGGGCCCCTCTCTGATTTTTCTCCCGTTCTTCGCCGAAACAAGTCGTCGCTCGCTCGCTCTCTCGCGCGGATCGCCATCGATGGATCGGCTCCAACTTCTCCTCGTAGGTTTTCccatcctcctcttcttctccgacGTCGTCAATCTCTTCTCCGCCCCGCCTCCGCCGCCTCCTCCCAAACACTCCTCGcgcctccaccaccaccaccatcacCATCAACACCCGCCTCACGTCCATACCCAGATCCCCGATTTCCCCACCAACTCGCAGGTAAATGTTCCCATCAgttgccttttttttttgtttggaacCTAAATAATCGTGTGCGTCGACTGATTGATCTGCGTTTTGCTTCATATATGCAGAGTCCCCTGATCGGCGGGCTTGGTTATGGCACTAG from Zingiber officinale cultivar Zhangliang chromosome 4B, Zo_v1.1, whole genome shotgun sequence includes:
- the LOC121976263 gene encoding protein RETARDED ROOT GROWTH-LIKE-like gives rise to the protein MRLKLLLSSFSRKTLLRHSRTLAAPPTAFPGGCSFSTTAVSRHLGGFPFFRGLQLWFRQGDCLPKYFSAVASQSRFFQDEKQGYVSSRYSEDAKKGRLVPVNAYFLSTSIDLKSLRAHNAFNVISPASRVSDCVILRFYDNNFKFENDPQVIEFDFSNESNCHYVVVFQYGSVVLFNVSEQKADGYLKIVENHALIMLPERAKDDYSVVEIPTLKTWMEGGLDHIMLKSLSVDGILTIASVLGQSIALDYFIRQVDGMVELFSNINHEMEKTGYFRLKNKMLLQLVGKANSILEAVILKLKLFDRPEIAWKNANYAQIWEYLRDDFELTNRFGSLHFKLEFVERNISFFRNILQNRKMHFLDSLIVTLLVVEILMSIYRNGM